One genomic region from Vannielia litorea encodes:
- a CDS encoding GntR family transcriptional regulator: protein MPSARPQQKDAYGMILEAIDHGTYKPGDRLVESELAERFGVSRTPIREALQRLETQALLVRDGRSLIVASLDHNELAELYIVRAELEALAARLAARHATAEEVKVLGQMVEQDRARVNDPAALSRSNRRFHRQIHLASHNRFLIQQLDLVHRSMALLATTSLAAEGRGEVALGEHQAIVDALAARDEAGAGEALRRHISVAFEQRLKLDAAQD from the coding sequence ATGCCAAGCGCGCGGCCGCAGCAGAAAGATGCTTACGGGATGATCCTCGAAGCGATCGACCACGGCACCTACAAGCCCGGCGACCGGCTGGTGGAGAGCGAGCTGGCAGAGCGGTTCGGGGTGTCACGCACGCCGATCCGCGAGGCGCTGCAACGGCTGGAGACACAGGCGCTGCTGGTGCGGGACGGGCGCAGCCTGATCGTGGCCTCGCTCGACCACAACGAGCTGGCGGAGCTGTACATCGTGCGGGCCGAGCTGGAGGCGCTGGCCGCCCGGCTGGCCGCCCGCCATGCCACGGCGGAGGAGGTGAAGGTGCTGGGCCAGATGGTGGAGCAGGACCGCGCGCGGGTGAACGACCCGGCGGCGCTGAGCCGCTCGAACCGGCGGTTTCATCGGCAGATTCACCTGGCCAGCCACAACCGCTTTCTGATCCAGCAACTGGACCTCGTGCATCGGTCGATGGCGCTCTTGGCGACCACGTCGCTCGCTGCCGAGGGGCGGGGCGAGGTGGCGCTGGGCGAGCATCAGGCGATCGTGGATGCGCTGGCCGCGCGGGACGAGGCGGGCGCGGGCGAGGCGCTGCGGCGGCATATTTCGGTGGCCTTCGAGCAGCGGCTCAAGCTGGACGCGGCGCAGGACTGA
- the carA gene encoding glutamine-hydrolyzing carbamoyl-phosphate synthase small subunit: protein MPSSQPKPTACLALADGTLFYGQGFGAEGIRTAELCFNTAMTGYQEIMTDPSYAGQIVTFTFPHVGNVGVNPEDDETADPVAEGMVVKWDPTEPSNWRAAEQLQDWLARRGRVGIGGLDTRRLTRAIRQQGAPHVALAHDPEGNFDLEALIAAARGFSGLEGLDLAKDVTCAQSYRWDEMRWAWPEGFTKREGPGHKVVAIDYGAKRNILRCLASAGCDVTVLPATATAEEVLAHGPDGVFLSNGPGDPAATGAYAVPMIREVLAKEIPVFGICLGHQMLALALGARTIKMNHGHHGANHPVKDLTTGKVEITSMNHGFTVDSQTLPEGVSETHVSLFDGSNCGIAVDGKPVFSVQYHPEASPGPQDSFYLFERFAAAMKERAPA from the coding sequence ATGCCCTCAAGCCAGCCCAAGCCCACCGCCTGCCTCGCCCTTGCCGATGGCACGCTGTTCTACGGACAGGGCTTCGGAGCGGAGGGCATCCGCACCGCTGAACTGTGCTTCAACACCGCGATGACCGGCTATCAGGAGATCATGACCGATCCCTCCTACGCCGGCCAGATCGTCACCTTCACCTTCCCCCATGTCGGCAACGTCGGCGTGAACCCCGAAGATGACGAAACCGCCGATCCGGTGGCCGAGGGCATGGTCGTCAAATGGGATCCGACGGAGCCCTCCAACTGGCGCGCCGCCGAGCAGTTGCAGGATTGGCTGGCCCGGCGCGGCCGGGTGGGCATCGGCGGGCTCGATACCCGGCGGCTGACCCGCGCGATCCGCCAGCAGGGCGCGCCCCATGTGGCGCTGGCCCATGACCCCGAGGGCAACTTCGACCTCGAGGCGCTGATCGCCGCCGCGCGCGGATTCTCGGGGCTGGAGGGGCTGGACCTCGCCAAGGATGTCACCTGCGCCCAGAGCTACCGCTGGGACGAGATGCGCTGGGCCTGGCCAGAAGGCTTCACCAAGCGCGAGGGGCCGGGCCACAAGGTGGTCGCCATCGACTACGGCGCCAAGCGCAACATCCTGCGCTGCCTCGCCTCCGCGGGCTGCGATGTGACTGTGCTGCCCGCCACCGCCACGGCGGAAGAGGTGCTGGCCCACGGCCCCGACGGCGTCTTCCTCTCCAACGGCCCGGGCGACCCGGCGGCCACCGGCGCCTATGCCGTGCCGATGATCCGCGAAGTGCTGGCCAAGGAAATCCCGGTCTTCGGCATCTGTCTCGGCCACCAGATGCTGGCGTTGGCGCTCGGCGCACGGACCATCAAGATGAACCACGGCCACCACGGCGCCAACCACCCGGTGAAAGACCTCACCACCGGCAAGGTCGAAATCACCAGCATGAACCACGGCTTCACCGTGGACAGCCAGACCCTGCCCGAGGGCGTAAGCGAAACCCACGTGAGCCTCTTCGACGGCTCCAACTGCGGCATCGCGGTCGATGGCAAGCCGGTGTTCTCGGTGCAGTACCACCCCGAGGCCAGCCCCGGCCCGCAAGACAGCTTCTACCTCTTCGAGCGCTTCGCGGCGGCGATGAAAGAGCGCGCCCCCGCCTGA
- a CDS encoding DUF2244 domain-containing protein, whose protein sequence is MPYTWQSPPPDGTRAALSAWPFRSLPKVGFVWFIGGTAALLCIPLIPALGTPVLWGLLPFMLGALWLLYFLLQKSYRDGEILEELTLWPDRLLLTRQNPKGAPLSWEENPHWVRVTLHRSGGPVPYYVTLSGKGREVEIGAFLSEEERKALYAELAALLPLRD, encoded by the coding sequence ATGCCCTACACATGGCAATCCCCGCCGCCCGACGGCACCCGCGCGGCCCTCTCGGCCTGGCCCTTCCGGTCGCTGCCGAAGGTCGGCTTCGTCTGGTTCATCGGCGGCACGGCGGCGCTGCTCTGCATCCCGCTCATTCCCGCCCTCGGCACGCCGGTGCTCTGGGGCCTTCTGCCCTTCATGCTGGGCGCGCTCTGGCTGCTCTATTTCCTGCTGCAAAAGAGCTACCGCGACGGCGAGATCCTCGAAGAGCTGACGCTCTGGCCCGACCGGCTGCTGCTCACCCGGCAAAACCCCAAGGGCGCACCCCTGAGCTGGGAAGAGAATCCGCACTGGGTCCGCGTCACCCTGCACCGCAGCGGCGGGCCGGTGCCCTATTACGTCACCCTCTCCGGCAAGGGGCGCGAGGTTGAAATCGGGGCCTTTCTCAGCGAAGAGGAACGCAAGGCGCTCTACGCCGAGCTTGCCGCCCTGCTGCCGCTGAGAGACTGA
- a CDS encoding glycosyltransferase family 2 protein, translated as MSPLPKRRITDAAPSPADGALRLVTPERPVETDRPRLGTILTEMGVLSPADLLKGLAMQAREDARLGEILIAQGMITHAELMAALSTQWRARVVDVGFEPPDPRLIDMLGPANCLRDALLPWRRLGSLTVIVTSRPHLFARNVEALTETFGPVVMALAQETDIYQAVQEIRAKALVKRAETRVDAPMSCRDFVSRRKQRLLFALCLAGLLAVIAAPRLTFALLTGWAVLTLVLLMGLKAVATGLAWHRLRAERRARRRAVQMLEAEAQARMAKPGSRDPVPLASALPAFNSRRARPAIARLPVVSVLVPLFREEHIASHLIQRLSRLTYPKELLDVCLVMESTDDTTRLTLSRTPLPPWIRVIIVPRGAVQTKPRALNYALEFTRGSIVGVWDAEDAPEPEQIHKVVQRFHERPAEVACLQGALDFYNAGTNWLSRCFAVEYASWFRVVLPGLARLGWPVPLGGTTLFFRREALDRIGGWDAHNVTEDADLGMRLVRLGYRTELIESTTFEEANCRALPWVKQRSRWLKGYALTWAVHMRSPARLWRDLGAWRFAGFQLLFLGTLSQFILAPFLWSFWLVVLGLWHPLSAWLPGWAIWTLAGTFFASELVTIAAGLMGTRLAGHKWLAKWVPTLHLYYPLGSLASYKALWEIVTNPFYWDKTTHGLHNPEDEVLTPVIVVEPRSAPRKPVKPRRVTPRRPGPAPVSPGP; from the coding sequence ATGAGCCCGCTGCCGAAGCGCCGCATCACAGATGCCGCGCCGTCGCCTGCCGACGGTGCCCTCAGACTGGTCACGCCCGAGCGTCCGGTCGAGACAGATCGCCCCCGCCTTGGCACCATCCTCACCGAAATGGGCGTGCTCTCTCCGGCCGACCTGCTGAAGGGCCTCGCCATGCAGGCCCGCGAGGATGCCCGGCTGGGCGAGATCCTCATCGCTCAAGGCATGATCACCCATGCCGAGCTGATGGCGGCGCTCTCCACCCAGTGGCGCGCCCGGGTGGTCGATGTCGGCTTCGAGCCGCCCGATCCCCGGCTGATCGACATGCTCGGCCCCGCCAACTGCCTGCGCGATGCGCTCCTGCCCTGGCGCCGGCTCGGCTCGCTGACCGTCATCGTCACCTCCCGCCCGCACCTCTTTGCTCGCAACGTCGAGGCGCTGACCGAGACCTTCGGGCCGGTGGTCATGGCGCTGGCGCAGGAGACCGACATCTATCAGGCGGTGCAGGAGATCCGCGCCAAAGCGCTGGTGAAACGGGCTGAAACCCGCGTCGACGCACCGATGAGCTGCCGTGATTTCGTCTCTCGGCGCAAGCAGCGCCTGCTCTTCGCCCTCTGCCTCGCCGGGCTGCTGGCCGTGATCGCCGCGCCCCGGCTCACCTTCGCCCTGCTCACCGGCTGGGCCGTGCTCACCCTCGTGCTGCTGATGGGGCTGAAGGCCGTCGCCACCGGGCTGGCCTGGCACCGGCTGCGGGCCGAGCGCCGCGCCCGCCGCCGCGCCGTGCAGATGCTGGAGGCCGAGGCGCAGGCCCGCATGGCCAAACCTGGCAGCCGCGACCCTGTGCCCCTCGCCTCCGCCCTGCCCGCCTTCAACAGCCGCAGGGCGCGGCCCGCCATCGCCCGGCTGCCCGTTGTCTCGGTGCTGGTGCCGCTCTTCCGCGAGGAGCATATCGCCAGCCACCTGATCCAGCGCCTCTCCCGGCTGACCTACCCAAAGGAGCTGCTCGACGTTTGCCTCGTGATGGAATCCACCGATGACACCACGCGCCTCACCCTCTCCCGCACCCCCCTGCCGCCGTGGATCAGGGTCATCATCGTGCCGCGCGGCGCGGTGCAAACCAAGCCGCGTGCGCTGAATTACGCGCTGGAATTCACCCGCGGCAGTATCGTCGGGGTCTGGGATGCCGAGGATGCGCCCGAGCCGGAGCAGATCCACAAGGTGGTGCAGCGTTTTCACGAGCGGCCCGCCGAGGTCGCCTGCCTGCAAGGCGCGCTCGATTTCTACAATGCCGGCACCAATTGGCTCTCACGCTGCTTCGCGGTCGAATATGCCAGCTGGTTCCGCGTCGTGCTGCCGGGGCTGGCGCGGCTGGGCTGGCCGGTGCCGCTCGGTGGCACCACGCTGTTCTTCCGCCGTGAGGCGCTCGACCGGATCGGCGGCTGGGATGCCCACAACGTCACCGAAGATGCCGACCTCGGCATGCGCCTCGTTCGGCTGGGCTACCGCACCGAGCTGATCGAGAGCACCACCTTCGAAGAGGCCAACTGCCGCGCCCTGCCCTGGGTCAAGCAACGCTCGCGCTGGCTCAAGGGCTACGCGCTCACATGGGCCGTCCACATGCGCAGCCCGGCCCGTCTCTGGCGCGACCTCGGGGCATGGCGCTTCGCCGGGTTCCAGTTGCTCTTTCTCGGCACGCTCAGCCAGTTCATCCTCGCGCCGTTCCTGTGGAGCTTCTGGCTGGTCGTGCTCGGCCTCTGGCACCCGCTCTCCGCATGGCTCCCCGGCTGGGCGATCTGGACCCTGGCCGGCACCTTCTTCGCCTCCGAACTGGTCACCATCGCCGCCGGCCTCATGGGCACCCGGCTCGCGGGTCACAAATGGCTCGCCAAATGGGTGCCCACGCTGCACCTCTACTACCCGCTCGGCTCGCTCGCCTCCTACAAGGCGCTCTGGGAGATCGTCACCAACCCATTCTACTGGGATAAGACCACCCACGGGCTGCACAACCCGGAAGACGAGGTGCTGACCCCTGTGATCGTGGTCGAGCCGCGCTCCGCACCGCGAAAGCCGGTCAAACCCCGGCGCGTCACGCCGCGCCGCCCCGGCCCCGCACCCGTGAGCCCCGGGCCCTAA
- a CDS encoding GatB/YqeY domain-containing protein: MDIRTRVSTALKEAMKAKEAERLSTLRLINAAIKDKDIAARGEDGGLEAGVTDAEVLGILGKMVKQRQESARAYEEGGRLDLAERELAEVKVIEEFLPTQLTEDEAEAAVSEAIEEVGAESIRDMGRVMGILKERYTGQMDFGAVGPMVKDRLA, translated from the coding sequence ATGGATATCCGCACCCGCGTCTCGACGGCGCTGAAGGAGGCGATGAAGGCCAAGGAGGCCGAGCGCCTCTCGACGCTGCGCCTCATCAACGCCGCCATCAAGGACAAGGACATCGCCGCCCGGGGCGAGGACGGCGGCCTTGAGGCCGGTGTCACCGATGCCGAGGTGCTGGGGATCCTCGGCAAGATGGTGAAGCAGCGGCAGGAAAGCGCCCGCGCCTACGAGGAGGGCGGACGGCTCGACCTCGCTGAGCGCGAGCTGGCCGAGGTGAAGGTGATCGAGGAGTTCCTGCCGACCCAGCTTACCGAAGATGAGGCCGAGGCCGCGGTGAGCGAGGCGATCGAGGAAGTCGGTGCCGAGAGCATCCGCGACATGGGCCGGGTGATGGGCATCCTGAAAGAGCGTTACACCGGCCAGATGGATTTCGGCGCCGTTGGCCCGATGGTCAAGGACCGGCTGGCCTGA
- a CDS encoding pyrimidine 5'-nucleotidase has protein sequence MSHAPLFSHVAAWVFDLDNTLYPPEARLFDQIEVRMTAWVMEALGVGQPEANALRKKYWADYGTTLAGLMQVHGLDPGPYLTHVHDISLDHLEADDALAEAIAALPGRKFVYSNGSKPYAERVLTARGLSGLFDEVFGVEHAGFRPKPERAAFETVFAKAGLDPARAAMFEDDPRNLAAPHAMGMRTVHVAPEALEAPHIHHHTNDLTGFLRAL, from the coding sequence ATGTCGCACGCCCCCCTCTTCTCCCATGTCGCCGCCTGGGTCTTCGACCTCGACAACACGCTCTACCCGCCCGAGGCCCGCCTCTTCGACCAGATCGAGGTGCGGATGACCGCATGGGTGATGGAGGCGCTCGGCGTCGGGCAACCCGAGGCCAACGCCCTGCGCAAGAAGTACTGGGCCGACTACGGCACCACGCTGGCCGGGCTGATGCAGGTCCACGGGCTCGACCCGGGGCCATACCTGACCCACGTCCATGATATCTCGCTCGATCATCTCGAGGCCGATGATGCGCTCGCAGAGGCCATCGCCGCCCTGCCCGGCCGCAAGTTCGTCTATTCCAACGGCTCCAAACCTTACGCCGAGCGGGTGCTCACCGCCCGCGGCCTCTCCGGCCTGTTCGACGAGGTCTTCGGCGTCGAGCACGCCGGCTTTCGCCCCAAGCCCGAGCGCGCCGCCTTCGAGACCGTCTTCGCCAAGGCCGGGCTGGACCCGGCCCGCGCTGCCATGTTCGAGGATGACCCGCGCAACCTCGCCGCGCCCCACGCGATGGGCATGCGCACCGTCCATGTCGCGCCCGAGGCTTTGGAGGCGCCGCACATCCACCACCACACCAATGACCTCACCGGCTTCCTGCGCGCGCTCTAG
- a CDS encoding FAD-dependent monooxygenase, whose amino-acid sequence MARKSTDILIAGAGIAGLTAAACFAQAGYSVTLAAPSAPRRDKTQGDQRSTAFLDPAIALFSEAGLWADLVPHAQPLQELHITDTVGWPPQIRDSRAFASEAPGTPPLAQNLMNWRIADVLLNALELLPNVTLHWGAGFASMVTREREALVQLTDGTGLRARLVIGADGRESAVREAAGISAEISRFGQKALAFSVTHPEPHRNISTEVYNQGGPFTLIPLPDEDGTPTSAVVWMNPGPEAQRLQTLDAQAFSAEATTRSAGLLGPLTLASPRALFPIITLRAKALTAQRTALIAEAAHVVPPIGAQGLNTSLNDLAALLHTAAPETLGARQHLDAYEKSRARDVAARVAAIGLYNRLTRSGLPPLQSLRLSGLKAVADVPPLRRAVMKAGMGG is encoded by the coding sequence ATGGCACGCAAATCCACCGATATCCTGATCGCGGGCGCCGGCATTGCCGGGCTGACCGCCGCCGCCTGCTTCGCGCAGGCGGGCTACAGCGTCACCCTCGCCGCGCCCAGCGCCCCGAGGCGAGATAAAACGCAGGGAGATCAACGCTCTACCGCCTTCCTTGACCCGGCCATCGCACTCTTCTCCGAGGCCGGGCTTTGGGCCGATCTCGTGCCCCACGCCCAGCCGCTGCAAGAGCTGCACATCACCGACACGGTCGGCTGGCCCCCGCAAATCCGCGACTCCCGCGCCTTCGCCTCCGAGGCCCCCGGCACGCCGCCGCTGGCGCAGAACCTGATGAACTGGCGCATCGCGGATGTGTTGCTCAACGCGCTGGAATTGCTGCCGAATGTCACGCTGCACTGGGGCGCGGGCTTTGCCTCGATGGTCACCCGCGAGCGCGAGGCGCTGGTGCAACTCACCGATGGCACGGGCCTGCGCGCCCGCCTCGTCATCGGCGCCGACGGACGCGAGAGCGCCGTGCGCGAAGCTGCTGGAATCTCGGCCGAAATTTCCCGTTTCGGCCAGAAGGCCCTCGCCTTCTCCGTCACCCACCCGGAGCCGCACCGCAACATCTCCACCGAGGTCTACAACCAGGGCGGCCCCTTCACCCTCATCCCGCTGCCCGACGAGGATGGCACGCCCACTTCCGCCGTCGTCTGGATGAACCCCGGCCCCGAGGCGCAGCGCCTGCAAACCCTTGACGCGCAGGCCTTTTCTGCCGAGGCCACCACCCGCTCCGCTGGGCTTCTTGGCCCGCTCACCCTCGCCTCGCCCCGCGCCCTCTTCCCGATCATCACGCTGCGCGCCAAGGCGCTCACCGCCCAGCGCACCGCGCTCATCGCCGAGGCTGCCCATGTGGTGCCACCCATCGGCGCGCAGGGGCTGAACACCTCGCTCAACGACCTTGCCGCGCTGCTGCACACCGCCGCGCCGGAAACGCTCGGCGCTCGCCAACATCTTGACGCTTATGAAAAATCCCGCGCCCGCGATGTGGCGGCGCGGGTCGCAGCCATCGGGCTCTACAACCGCCTCACCCGCTCCGGCCTGCCGCCGCTGCAATCGCTGCGGCTGTCCGGGCTGAAGGCGGTGGCCGATGTGCCACCCCTCCGCCGCGCGGTGATGAAGGCAGGTATGGGCGGTTAA
- a CDS encoding DUF5071 domain-containing protein produces MSANACLPTDKHDIAAVHRAAALAPEARTPLLPGLLEWVQDANWPVARPVADLLVAEGAALLPHLRVILQSEDAVWKYWLIELVIARLPPPDLAPLRPLLERLATAPGSADRAEEVHLAARAALAPQPG; encoded by the coding sequence ATGAGCGCCAACGCCTGCCTGCCCACCGACAAGCATGACATCGCCGCCGTCCACCGCGCGGCCGCGCTTGCGCCCGAGGCCCGCACGCCGCTGCTGCCCGGGCTGCTGGAATGGGTGCAAGATGCCAACTGGCCCGTCGCCCGCCCGGTGGCCGACCTGCTGGTGGCCGAGGGCGCCGCGCTGCTGCCCCACCTGCGCGTTATCCTCCAAAGCGAGGACGCGGTGTGGAAATATTGGCTGATCGAGCTGGTGATCGCCCGCCTGCCCCCGCCCGACCTCGCCCCGCTGCGCCCGCTGCTGGAGCGACTCGCCACCGCGCCCGGCTCGGCAGACCGCGCCGAAGAGGTCCATCTGGCGGCCCGCGCGGCGCTCGCCCCGCAGCCGGGCTGA
- a CDS encoding cbb3-type cytochrome c oxidase subunit I: protein MKGRVTTDAPFFHSGPCHDARAQMTLLTVLMIAPLAALLLLRHRPLALPLALLAGWAVIALIAALFPLWPVSATSIDRAYHDTYYVVAYGHYLLTSALILGGTAIAVLVVRAAGALTLPRWSAAALALAHTGACLTILPTFSLHAAGAPRRYIDTPDSIAMVNWLSKLGGLLTFTGLLCCAALLLASIALRLRARRKG from the coding sequence ATCAAGGGGCGCGTCACCACCGACGCGCCCTTTTTCCATTCCGGACCCTGCCACGATGCCCGCGCCCAGATGACCCTGCTGACCGTTCTGATGATCGCACCGCTCGCCGCGCTGCTCCTGCTGCGCCACCGCCCGCTCGCCCTGCCTCTGGCCCTGCTGGCCGGCTGGGCGGTGATCGCCCTGATCGCAGCCCTGTTCCCACTCTGGCCCGTGTCAGCGACCAGCATCGACCGCGCCTATCACGACACCTATTACGTCGTGGCCTACGGCCATTACCTGCTCACCTCGGCCCTGATCCTCGGTGGCACCGCCATTGCCGTATTGGTGGTGCGCGCCGCAGGGGCGCTGACCCTGCCACGCTGGAGCGCCGCCGCCCTCGCCCTCGCCCACACCGGCGCCTGCCTGACGATCCTCCCCACCTTTTCCCTGCACGCAGCCGGCGCGCCCCGGCGCTACATCGACACCCCGGACAGCATCGCCATGGTGAATTGGCTCTCCAAACTGGGCGGGCTGCTCACCTTCACCGGCCTCCTGTGCTGCGCCGCACTCCTCCTCGCCAGCATCGCCCTCCGGCTCCGCGCCCGGCGCAAGGGCTGA
- a CDS encoding aminotransferase class V-fold PLP-dependent enzyme, giving the protein MSALRGDIDPDGLLEFSVVFTDRSLNHMSKAFQEVMRDISSGLKACYNAAAVAVVPGGGTYAMEAVARQLARGEKVLVVRNGFFSYRWSQIFTAGGIPSEEIVMKARRGGNEATAPFAPAPVEEVVARIKADAPALVFAPHVETASGMILPDGYIAQISKAVHEVGGLMVLDCIASGCIWVDMEATGVDVLISAPQKGWSAPPSAGLVMLSERAEERVAETKSDSFAADLGKWLAIMQSYEAGGHAYHATMPTDALRVFRDALKETEARGFGEVKAAQQALGDGARALLAGKGLKSVAAEGFGAPGVVVVYTEDPELQTGRAFAAEGVQIAAGVPLMVDEGADYKSFRIGLFGLDKLADVEATLGRLERVLDKVIA; this is encoded by the coding sequence ATGAGTGCCTTGCGCGGAGATATTGACCCGGACGGGCTGCTGGAGTTCTCGGTGGTGTTCACCGACCGCTCGCTGAACCATATGAGCAAGGCTTTTCAGGAGGTTATGCGAGACATCTCATCCGGCCTGAAAGCCTGCTACAACGCGGCCGCAGTGGCCGTGGTGCCGGGCGGCGGCACTTATGCGATGGAGGCCGTGGCGCGGCAGCTCGCGCGCGGCGAGAAGGTGCTGGTGGTTCGCAACGGGTTCTTCTCCTACCGCTGGAGCCAGATCTTCACCGCAGGCGGCATCCCCTCCGAAGAGATCGTGATGAAGGCCCGGCGGGGCGGCAACGAGGCAACCGCGCCCTTTGCGCCCGCCCCGGTGGAGGAGGTCGTCGCCCGGATCAAGGCCGATGCGCCGGCGCTGGTGTTTGCGCCGCATGTGGAAACGGCGAGCGGGATGATCCTGCCGGACGGTTACATCGCCCAGATTTCCAAGGCGGTTCATGAGGTTGGCGGGCTGATGGTGCTGGACTGCATCGCCTCTGGCTGCATCTGGGTCGACATGGAAGCGACCGGTGTGGACGTGCTGATCTCGGCGCCGCAAAAGGGCTGGTCGGCCCCGCCCTCCGCGGGCCTCGTGATGCTCTCGGAGCGGGCCGAGGAGAGGGTGGCGGAGACCAAGTCCGACAGCTTCGCCGCCGACCTCGGCAAATGGCTGGCGATCATGCAGAGCTACGAGGCGGGGGGCCATGCCTACCACGCGACCATGCCGACCGATGCGCTGCGGGTGTTCCGCGACGCGCTGAAGGAAACCGAGGCACGGGGCTTCGGCGAGGTGAAGGCCGCGCAGCAGGCGCTGGGCGACGGGGCGCGGGCGCTCCTGGCCGGCAAGGGGCTGAAAAGCGTGGCCGCAGAAGGGTTTGGCGCGCCTGGCGTGGTAGTCGTCTACACCGAAGACCCGGAGTTGCAGACCGGCCGCGCCTTTGCCGCCGAGGGCGTGCAGATTGCCGCGGGCGTGCCGCTGATGGTGGACGAAGGCGCCGACTACAAGAGTTTCCGCATCGGGCTCTTCGGGCTCGACAAGCTGGCGGATGTGGAGGCAACGCTCGGACGGCTCGAGCGGGTTCTCGACAAGGTTATCGCCTGA
- the ctaD gene encoding cytochrome c oxidase subunit I, protein MADATVHGHDHEDNRSFFTRWFMSTNHKDIGILYLFTAAAVGFISVAFTVYMRMELMSPEVQFMCMEGSRMIPSAEECTPNGHLWNVLVTAHGILMMFFVVIPALFGGFGNYLMPLQIGAPDMAFPRMNNLSYWLYVAGTLLAVASVLSPGGNGQLGSGVGWVLYPPLSTNEGGYSMDLAIFAVHVSGASSILGAINMITTFLNMRAPGMTLFKVPLFSWSIFVTAWLILLALPVLAGAITMLLTDRNFGTTFFAPSGGGDPILYQHILWFFGHPEVYIIILPGFGIISHVIGTFARKPIFGYLPMVWALIGIGVLGFVVWAHHMYTVGMSLTQQSYFMLATMVIAVPTGIKIFSWIATMWGGSIEFKTPMLWAFGFLFLFTVGGVTGVVLSQAGIDRAYHDTYYVVAHFHYVMSLGAVFCIFAGIYFYFPKFTGKMYSETAGKIHFWAMFIGANLTFFPQHFLGRQGMPRRYIDYPEAFAFYNYISSIGAFLSFASFVFFIVTIFYAMRKGAPSPAANPWNEHADTLEWTLPSPPPEHTFEILPKREDWDKVAHH, encoded by the coding sequence ATGGCGGACGCCACCGTTCACGGTCACGACCACGAGGACAACCGGTCCTTCTTCACCCGTTGGTTCATGTCGACCAACCACAAGGATATCGGCATCCTCTACCTCTTCACCGCCGCGGCGGTGGGTTTCATCTCGGTGGCCTTCACCGTCTACATGCGGATGGAGCTGATGAGCCCCGAAGTGCAGTTCATGTGCATGGAAGGCTCGCGGATGATCCCCTCCGCAGAGGAATGCACCCCGAACGGCCACCTGTGGAACGTGCTCGTCACCGCCCACGGCATCCTGATGATGTTCTTCGTGGTGATTCCGGCGCTCTTCGGCGGCTTCGGCAACTACCTGATGCCGCTCCAGATCGGCGCGCCCGACATGGCGTTCCCGCGGATGAACAACCTCTCCTACTGGCTCTACGTGGCCGGCACGCTGCTGGCGGTGGCCTCGGTGCTCTCGCCCGGCGGCAACGGCCAGCTCGGCTCGGGCGTGGGCTGGGTGCTCTACCCGCCGCTCTCGACCAACGAAGGCGGCTATTCGATGGACCTCGCGATCTTCGCCGTCCACGTCTCGGGTGCCTCCTCGATCCTCGGCGCGATCAACATGATCACCACCTTCCTGAACATGCGTGCCCCCGGCATGACCCTGTTCAAGGTTCCGCTGTTCAGCTGGTCGATCTTCGTGACCGCATGGCTGATCCTGCTGGCCCTGCCGGTGCTCGCCGGCGCCATCACCATGCTGCTGACCGACCGGAACTTCGGCACCACCTTCTTCGCCCCCTCGGGCGGCGGTGACCCGATCCTCTACCAGCACATCCTGTGGTTCTTCGGCCACCCCGAGGTGTATATCATCATCCTGCCGGGCTTCGGGATCATCTCCCACGTCATCGGCACCTTCGCCCGCAAACCGATCTTCGGCTACCTGCCGATGGTCTGGGCGCTGATCGGGATCGGTGTTCTGGGCTTCGTCGTCTGGGCACATCACATGTACACCGTCGGCATGAGCCTCACCCAGCAGAGCTACTTCATGCTGGCGACCATGGTGATCGCGGTGCCCACCGGCATCAAGATCTTCTCCTGGATCGCGACCATGTGGGGCGGCTCCATCGAGTTCAAAACCCCGATGCTCTGGGCCTTCGGCTTCCTGTTCCTCTTCACCGTGGGCGGCGTCACCGGCGTCGTGCTGTCGCAGGCCGGGATCGACCGCGCCTATCACGACACCTACTACGTCGTGGCGCACTTCCACTACGTGATGAGCCTCGGTGCGGTGTTCTGCATCTTCGCGGGGATCTACTTCTACTTCCCCAAGTTCACCGGCAAGATGTACTCGGAGACCGCAGGCAAGATCCACTTCTGGGCCATGTTCATCGGCGCCAACCTGACCTTCTTCCCCCAGCACTTCTTGGGCCGTCAGGGCATGCCGCGCCGCTACATCGACTACCCCGAAGCCTTCGCCTTCTATAACTACATCTCGTCGATCGGCGCCTTCCTCAGCTTCGCCAGCTTCGTGTTCTTCATCGTCACGATCTTCTACGCGATGCGCAAAGGCGCCCCCTCGCCCGCGGCCAACCCGTGGAACGAGCACGCCGACACGCTGGAGTGGACCCTGCCCTCTCCGCCGCCGGAGCACACCTTCGAGATCCTCCCCAAGCGCGAGGACTGGGACAAGGTCGCCCACCACTAA